One window of Bacillus alkalicellulosilyticus genomic DNA carries:
- a CDS encoding glycine betaine ABC transporter substrate-binding protein codes for MKKVGLLAGLSLALIVAGCGSEETGGQTGSIGEQLEYTITGIDAGAGIMAATEDAIEEYGLSDYNLQPSSGAAMTSALDDAISNEKAIVVTGWTPHWKFAKYDLKYLEDPKGVFGAEEQIHTFARLGLDTDLPEAYEVLDNFYWEPEHMGAIMVDVNEGKDPVEAAAEWVENNQDIVSTWTEGVNPVDGDAITLSFVAWDSEIASTHMIGKVLEDLGYNVTLTQLEPGPLWASIATGAADAMVSAWLPGTHAAYLADYEGDIVDLGVNLEGAKIGLVVPAYMDIDSIEDLQ; via the coding sequence ATGAAAAAAGTAGGATTACTAGCAGGACTTTCATTAGCACTTATTGTTGCAGGTTGTGGGTCTGAAGAAACTGGTGGACAAACAGGAAGCATTGGGGAACAACTTGAGTACACAATTACAGGTATCGATGCTGGAGCAGGGATTATGGCTGCTACAGAAGATGCAATCGAAGAATATGGGTTAAGCGATTATAACCTTCAACCAAGCTCGGGTGCCGCGATGACAAGTGCATTAGATGATGCAATTTCTAATGAAAAAGCGATCGTTGTTACTGGGTGGACACCACACTGGAAATTTGCAAAATATGATTTAAAATATTTAGAAGATCCAAAGGGTGTATTTGGAGCGGAAGAACAAATTCACACATTTGCTCGCCTTGGGCTAGACACAGATTTACCAGAAGCTTATGAAGTGTTAGACAACTTTTATTGGGAACCTGAGCATATGGGTGCGATTATGGTAGATGTAAATGAAGGAAAAGATCCTGTTGAAGCCGCTGCCGAATGGGTAGAAAACAACCAAGATATTGTTTCAACTTGGACAGAAGGTGTGAACCCTGTTGATGGCGACGCAATTACATTATCTTTCGTCGCTTGGGATTCTGAAATTGCTTCAACTCATATGATCGGAAAAGTACTTGAAGACCTTGGATATAACGTAACATTAACTCAATTAGAACCTGGTCCACTTTGGGCGTCAATTGCTACTGGTGCTGCAGATGCGATGGTATCGGCATGGTTACCAGGAACTCACGCTGCATACTTGGCGGATTACGAAGGTGACATTGTTGATTTAG